One stretch of Streptomyces sp. R21 DNA includes these proteins:
- a CDS encoding aromatic amino acid ammonia-lyase translates to MGALRAGTTGLVILDGCGIDVDDVVRLADGTARPVAGTEAMKRVEESWDAARQIAATGRVYGRSTGVGANRNEDVPTEAAAGHGLRLLRSHAGAIGEELPARQVRAMLAVRANQLLAGGAGLRPTVVTALCEALENEAHPVVNEFGSVGTGDIAALAQMGLALAGEHPWRGPDGAAGNAPEPQPLDNNDALALISSNALTLGQSALALHELRGLIGATQVVAALSLLAVDGSHEAYAAPVHLARPHRGSAEVARVMRELIGAADRPTPPLGRIQDPYGFRCVPQIHGPAHDAADALDQVLAVEINAAAENPLISPEDMAAYHHGGFYQAQLALALDHFRLAVTQVARLSTSRLSTLNEPAYTRLRPFLADHEPASSGVMILEYAAGAALGDLRAFSAPASLGHAVLSRGVEEQASFASLAARQTLRACGAYRLVVGCELVAAVRALRQRDLRPDPDLPVGRALELAESVLEADQTDRPLTDDVTAAAALLDRFTEIWRGSTS, encoded by the coding sequence GTGGGAGCGTTGAGGGCCGGAACGACGGGCCTCGTCATCCTCGACGGATGCGGCATCGACGTCGACGACGTCGTCCGGCTCGCCGACGGGACCGCGCGGCCGGTCGCCGGCACCGAGGCGATGAAGCGCGTCGAGGAGTCCTGGGACGCCGCCCGGCAGATCGCCGCGACGGGCCGCGTCTACGGCCGCTCCACCGGCGTCGGCGCCAACCGGAACGAGGACGTGCCCACCGAGGCCGCCGCCGGCCACGGCCTGCGCCTGCTGCGCAGCCACGCGGGCGCCATCGGTGAGGAACTCCCCGCCCGGCAGGTCCGCGCGATGCTCGCGGTCCGCGCCAACCAGCTCCTCGCCGGCGGCGCGGGCCTGCGCCCCACCGTCGTCACGGCCCTCTGCGAAGCCCTGGAGAACGAGGCCCACCCGGTCGTCAACGAATTCGGCTCGGTGGGTACGGGGGACATCGCGGCGCTGGCCCAGATGGGGCTGGCGCTGGCGGGGGAGCACCCCTGGCGGGGGCCCGACGGCGCCGCCGGGAACGCCCCCGAGCCCCAGCCGCTCGACAACAACGACGCGCTCGCGCTCATCAGCAGCAACGCCCTCACCCTCGGACAGTCCGCGCTGGCGCTGCACGAACTGCGCGGGCTGATCGGGGCGACCCAGGTCGTCGCCGCGCTGTCGCTGCTCGCCGTCGACGGCTCGCACGAGGCGTACGCGGCGCCCGTGCACCTGGCCCGGCCCCACCGCGGGTCCGCCGAAGTGGCCCGCGTCATGCGGGAGTTGATCGGCGCCGCCGACCGGCCCACACCGCCGCTCGGGCGGATCCAGGACCCGTACGGCTTCCGCTGCGTCCCGCAGATCCACGGGCCCGCGCACGACGCCGCCGACGCGCTCGACCAGGTCCTCGCCGTCGAGATCAACGCGGCCGCCGAGAACCCCCTGATCTCCCCCGAGGACATGGCCGCCTACCACCACGGTGGCTTCTACCAGGCCCAACTCGCCCTCGCCCTGGACCACTTCAGGCTCGCCGTCACCCAGGTCGCACGCCTGTCGACGTCGCGGCTCTCCACCCTCAACGAGCCCGCCTACACCCGACTGCGCCCCTTCCTCGCCGACCACGAGCCCGCCTCGTCCGGCGTGATGATCCTCGAGTACGCCGCCGGAGCCGCCCTCGGCGATCTGCGGGCCTTCTCCGCCCCCGCCTCGCTCGGGCACGCTGTACTCTCCCGGGGCGTCGAGGAGCAGGCCAGCTTCGCCTCGCTCGCCGCACGTCAGACGCTGCGGGCGTGCGGCGCGTACCGTCTCGTCGTCGGCTGCGAGCTCGTCGCCGCCGTCCGTGCGCTGCGCCAGCGCGACCTGCGGCCCGACCCGGACCTCCCGGTCGGCCGGGCGCTGGAGCTCGCCGAGTCGGTGCTGGAGGCGGACCAGACCGACCGGCCGCTCACGGACGACGTGACCGCGGCGGCCGCACTGCTCGACCGGTTCACGGAGATCTGGAGGGGGAGCACGTCATGA